The sequence CCGAGACGGGTCGCTTCTGGTCTCAAGTTCGTTCAGAGTATCTGGACTTTTTGCAACATGAGACAGATGCTGCTTGCGTGCGTGTCTTGGGTAAGGTGGACTTGATCGAATTCTTCAAACAATACATCGATCCGTCGTCGCCGACCCGAGCCAAGCTATCAGTCTATTTGAACGCACAATCCGATGCTGCTTCAACCGAGACGGGTCCTGTCCAACAAAGGACTCGCCTCATTGAGGCAGTGAAGGAGGACTTGGATAGTGCTGGACTGACTGTCAACAGCGACACCCTGACAGCAGCATTCGAGCAACTGGACATGGCAGTCGTAGACCTCTCTCAGATCATGTACATTCTCAAAGGGTTTTTGGCTACAGAACTGCCAGAATCTGCTAGGCAGAATCATGCAGTGATCAGCAAGCTGGAAGCGAAGCTCGGTGCTCAGTTGAAGCAGCTTGGGCTGGGTACGAAGGAACACGCCGATAGTGCGAACGGCACCTCGAGCAACTTGCCAAAACCTGTCATTGTCGAAGATGTGCGATCGTTCAAAGCTCGTCTGCCTGTCAGCACTGGACCCGTGCCCGTGTCAGATCTGACGGACTACGAGGACTTTGAAGCGAAGCTATGAAATTTATGAGTCGCGGGTTTATTACCAGGATATACAAGCACAGGGTTGAATTCATTGTGATTTTACGATGGATTCGAAGTAAAATCTCATGATGAAGCAGAAAATCTACACACATCTGAGTTGCATTACATGTTTTCGCATCCCAATCCGGAAACGTCCCGTCACCATAGGCCCTTCATATGATTTCATGAAAACATCATCTCTGATCCGTATCTTTTTTGTGCCTGTGACCTAGGTTGCGAATCATGGAATCTCCATTCTGCTATGGAATTCCACTTCTCGAGGCATAAATAGGTAGTTTTACCTATCCAGATCAATACCCACATCGGTATCCATGTTCTCGACTGGAACCTTGTCTGGAAATCCAATTCAATAATTGACCCGGCAGCCTGGTAGGTAATTTGTACGGGTATGGAGGGGTATGATCTCGTCTGAGGCTCGGTGAGGTGGATTTCCGATACAACCAAAAGTGCGATGAAATGATGTAACTAAGCACCTGTAACTTCACGAAAGCATGGCTACCTATGATGTAGTATACCGTCAAGTCCGGCCTAGTCTTTTCTTTACTGGACATTGGAGAACAGGCACCTACTCCGAGGGAACTGATCTGTTTCCCTGCGCGGTATCGAGGCGCCGCAAATCGACCGTTCAAATATATTCAACGTTCAATGGCAGCAGGAACGATCTAGCCTCTTCAAGATGGCGCTTATTTTTATCTTCCCCGTTAGGATTGACCATCTCAAAATGTGATATATAGAGGCAGTACGAAAATTGGATGCATAAAAAGCCGTAAAAACTTGAGGGGATGAGGTCATCCAGCTCCAAGTCCATCCTTCGAGAGTCAATTCAGCGTATACCTAAAAGGTACAGATGCGTTCATTTCGAGAGCGCACCAGTGACTACACCGCCTTTCACACCAGATTGTCTGCCTTCTTTGTTGTACCCCATCGCTTTTCCGGAAGGCGGTGGCATCGATAACGATAGCAAGATGCATCACCCATCGCTCAAGGCGCGTTCTGGTGACCGATTTAATTCGCCGTGTCCGATCTCAAATACCCCCTCTCTGACATTGTGAGCTTCCGTTGTCATCTTTCAAGCGACAGAATGGCGTCTACAACGGCCGCAGCAATCCAGAGTAGTCAACCGTTAGTGACCAATGGGCTCCCTTCAGCCGGAACCCAAGCTTGAGAGCTTTAAGAAACGGAGACTAATGACGTTCGACCCAGACCGATTCTCCCCAAAGACTTTTCTGCGAAACAGCCTGAAACGATTCGCCTCTACCCATTGAGCAATTACACCTTCGGAACCAAGGAGACACAGCCCGAAGAAGATCCATCTGTGGTAGCTCGGCTGAAGCGACTGGAAGAGCACTATGAGCTCCACGGGATGCGCCGCACCTGCGAGGGTGTCCTGGTCTGCCACGAACACAATCACCCCCACGTTTTGATGCTGCAGATTGCAAATGCATTCTTCAAACTGTGTGTATTgattcttcgtcttcttccctcttcaaTCAATTTTGGTTGGTGTCTTTCCTCGTCTGAGCTAACTCGCATCTCTTGTTCCAGGCCGGGCGATTACCTGccttttgaagaagatgagatcgaAGGGTTCAAGAAGCGCCTGAACGAGCGCCTGGCTCCCGTGGGATCGCAATTTTCCGGGGAAGGTGTGAATGAGGATTGGGAAATTGGTGATACACTTGCCCAATGGTGGCGCCCCAATTTTGAAACGTTCATGTACCCATTCCTCCCGGGTCATGTCACGAGGCCGAAGGAGTGCAAGAAGTTGTACTTTATCACCTTGCCTAAGAAGAGTGAGTTTTCACATCCGCGTCTGGACTGTGTTCCTGGATCAATTTCCTTTCTCCTATTCTGCGATGTCTATGAATCTTTCGACACgctcccttctccttcctTCTCGAGCCCCTACTGACTGCTTGTGTCTTCCATTGGACCAGAGGTTCTTTCTGTGCCAAAGAACATGAAATTGCTAGCGGTCCCGCTATTTGAACTTTATGATAATACCGCTCGTTACGGCCCTCAGCTCTCGGCGATTCCACACCTGCTGTCCCGATACAATTTCGAATTTGTGGACGAGAATGACAACGTCGTGGCTGTGACTCCGGGCACTCCTTTGCCTCCTGACCAGATTCCTCGCACCAAAGTCCTTGCCGGTGGGGATGATGGGCAGGATACTGGCATGACGGACGTTGGTGAAGGTGAGAATGGAACGGGTGGGCAGTAAGTGAGAGAGACCTCTGGCCCACTGATGGCGGATCCCGCACTGTTCCATTACCCCGGCGGAGACTCAAGTAGTAAAACGGGCAAGTCGGATGTTATCCTATACGGCCGTATCTAGATAATTTCTCTTTTacatctctccctctttgtCTCCTGCTTCCTTTGCCCAACAGGTCCTGTACTATGAGATCGGCGGCGTTGACTTGTTGATGTTGGTCCCTGCTATCCGAACGCAAGCACGGCAGACCTTCTCTTCTCGGAAACCTCCAGACCCTTCCGTCTTTTCTCGCAGCCCATGATTCCCCTCTGCTTGGTTTGCACTGCCATGCAGCCTGTCTAGCTCATTTAGGTTGCAACGGGCGAGGCCCGTCCCTGCGCGGGATAATCGAGCTTCTTGGCAGCTCCGCCAAGCTTCATTGCGCTTTTTTCTACAAGTTTCCGTCCCTTTGAAAAGATCTCTCCAAGCTGGCCGTCGCACTAAACCTGCCCATGCATTTGATCCTTCTCATCATTTGGTGTATCTTCTGTACTCACCTCGTAGTCCGACGGCGATGAAACAACGGCTTCCGGATGGAGAGGGCAGAGTGCTTTGGCGCTATATCCGCCAACCCGGTTACCTTCCGCAGTCGATGGATATTGCATATGTGCCCTGCATGTGAATCAcatcgccatcatcatccgatTTCCGACTCATCTGCTTGGTTTTGACTCTCTTTGCTTATTCATGCTCTCCACTGGGCGGTTGCGCTCACTCTGCATGAAGGGGGGGTTGGGGCTAAAATCCGCGCTGACTTCGGGCTCGAATACGAGAGACACAGGTAGTGCCTTGAATTCGGTCGGAAATGCATCGCGTCTCCCACGGGATGGCCGTAGATTCGGGGGATCAGCCCGAATAAGTCAAGATAGAAGCACTGTTGGTTGATAACGAGCAGAGATTGTGCGCATGGGGAGCGCTAAAGTCCAATAATCGTGGAGGATCGAATTCGAG comes from Penicillium oxalicum strain HP7-1 chromosome I, whole genome shotgun sequence and encodes:
- a CDS encoding Cleavage and polyadenylation specificity factor subunit 5, translated to MASTTAAAIQSSQPPILPKDFSAKQPETIRLYPLSNYTFGTKETQPEEDPSVVARLKRLEEHYELHGMRRTCEGVLVCHEHNHPHVLMLQIANAFFKLPGDYLPFEEDEIEGFKKRLNERLAPVGSQFSGEGVNEDWEIGDTLAQWWRPNFETFMYPFLPGHVTRPKECKKLYFITLPKKKVLSVPKNMKLLAVPLFELYDNTARYGPQLSAIPHLLSRYNFEFVDENDNVVAVTPGTPLPPDQIPRTKVLAGGDDGQDTGMTDVGEGENGTGGQ